The Lujinxingia vulgaris DNA window GGGCACCGCGACCTCGGCGGGCTCAAAGGGGATGGAGACGCGCACCTTGCCGCTACGTGCGAAATGATCGGCCGGAAACTCAAAGGTCAAGCTGCCCGCCTCATCGGGACGCTCAAAGAGCGCGAAGTCCGTCACCGAAGCGCCGGCGGCGATCTCGGTGTCGCGCTCCAGCTGCCCCTCCGCGGTGGTGTTCGAGGGCAGGCGCACCCGATTGAGGCTCGCCACCGCGCTCTGCAGCCGCGCGCCCTGACGACCCGAGAGGTCGCGGTGGCCCGGCTCAAAGCTCACCGCTTCCTCGCCCTGGTTGGTCAGCTTGTAGTCCACGCGCAGCACCGGCTCGGCGCTGTAGCCCTCTTTATCGTTGTTGTCTTTGAGCTTGATGTAGCTCTGTTCAACCGCCGTCACCTCAAAGCTCACACCCTCGAAGTCGATGCTCTGACCGACCTCATAAACCGTGGGGCCTTCGGGCGTAGAGGGCTCATAGGTGAGCGCGAAGAGCACCGGATTTTTGGCGCGGTGCATCGAGGGCGGAAGGCTCAACACCAGGTCGCGCACCGACGCATCCGGCAGCTCAAAGAGGAAGATGTCGCTTACCGACTCCCCGGGCGCCAGCGTGGTGGTCGTGGTGACCTGACCGGGGAGGCTACCTCGATCGAGGTAAACTCCGCTGATCGGCGCCTTGGAGAACTCCGCCAGCGGCGTCTCCGCCGGCGGCGCCGGGTAGAGCAGGGGCGTGGAGCCCTCGGTCATCTGCTGGCTGGCGTGGCTGGGGCTGTAGACGACGTTATCTTCGCCGGCGTTGGTGATCGTCACCGGGATGGTGAGCACCGGTCGCGGGTACTCAATGGTGCTTCCCTGGTCGTCGAGTTCCAGATAGCGCGCGCTGTACTGCCCGGGCTCAAAGGTGACCCCGCCGACGGTCTGGGCCTGGTTGGCCGGACCAATGGTCACGGCCTCTTCACAGGCGGTCAGGCTGACGATGGCGGCGAGGCTGGCGAGCGTCGGGACAAGACGCGATCCCCGAGGGGTGAACATAATGTATGACCTGCGTTTGGGTGGTTGCGCGTGCGCTGTGTCAGACGCGCTCTGGCGCCAAAACGTGGATGCGCGGAGGGTAACAAAGGCCGTTTCGGGCGGTCAACATGCGACGCAGCGCGTCGCGACCACTCTAACCCATCTTTCGCCGGCTGGCTTTCCGCGCGACGTCAAACTTTGTTATACCTGAAGGTGTTGTGAGCAGACCTGATGTGCGCGTGCGCTCATGGCGAAGGCATCGTGGAAAGTCAGCGCATGGGGCGGGCGCGCGCGATGCAAGCAACCGGCGTGGTCCAGAATACAATCCGGACGCCGCCAGGATGCACCTCAAATCGAGATACGGGCGCTTCGGCGTCGTTATGATTGCCCGGGATAAAAAGCATGATGGCGAGTGGTACAAGAGCAGGGCGCACCGCATCGGTGGTGCTGATGCTGGCGGTGGTGGTCAGCGCCGGATGTGTTCAGGAGTACAACCTGGAGCGGAGCGTCCCCGAGCGCGGCACCCTCGGCGAGGAGCTTCACGCCATCTGGCTCAAAGATACGCGCCGCGGCGCGGTGCAGCCCGAGGAGCGCAGCGCACTTCTGGAGGCGCGCCGCGATGAGTTCGTCGGCGCCGTCGACCGCGCTGTGCCTGCGGGCACTGAGCCCGAGCTCGATAACTTCCTCCAGGCCATCCTTCCGGCCATTGAGCAGGGCTACTTCCCGGCGCTCACCCGGCGGCTGCCCCTGATCATGGAAGATGCCGCCAACGACGAAGAACTCCTCGACTTCATCCTCAACCAACCCGAGGTTGGCCCCACTGACTACCTCTCGCCGCGTCACCAGGGGCGCTTCTTTTACGAGCTCTCCCTTTTTGATCAGAGCACCGCGTTGATGGGCCATATGGGGCGCGTGCTGGCTGAGCAGGACGGCTTCGACGACCAGGGTAACCCCGACATCAGCCAGCCCGCCGCCGGCAGCAACCTTTTGCGCGCGTTGGCCGAGGGCCTGGAGAACGAGCCGCCGGAGATCGCGACCGATCGCGTCTCGGTGATGCTGCGCGACATGCTGCTCAAGGGCGATCCGCGCTACCTCAACGGGGAATCGAGCCGACTTGCCCTGGTCGCGCTTTTTGATGATCGGGGCTTTCCGAAAGTTCGACTTCGCCCCGACGGCAGCATGCCCGCGCCCTTTATCGACAGCGACGACGACGGCCTGGCCGATGTCGACGCTCAGGGCCGCTTTGAGATGACCGAGGGTCCCGCCCTGGCCATCAAACCCTTGAGCGACGATCCTTCCCCGCACCCCCTGATGATGCGCGATCTTTTCGGGCGGCTTCAGTTTGCGCAGAACGACTTTGTCTTTGAATACGTCGACTTAAGCGAGACCTCACTTCCCTTCCTGGTAAACCTCGGCGCCGGGCTCGCCGCCGAAGACGCTGTCTACCATGGCGCGGCCGCAGCCCGCTCGCTGCTGGGACCGGCGGTCGTCGGCCAGGACGCCCGCGGGCCTTATCCCTCCTACTCGCCAGAACATCCGATGGTCGATGTGGTCGATGCCGTCATCAGCGGCCTCTCCATCACCGAGCTACCGGAGGTTATGGAGCTGACTTCGCGCTTTGTGCAGCAGTCGACCGGCGGGCTGGCGCACTTCTCCTTTGCGATCAGCGACGCCATTGAGGCGATCGAAGACGCGCCATCGGCCGACCTGGGCGATAACTCCACGCTGGTCCACGATCTTTTGCCGATCCTGCGCGAGATCGCCGCCGATCCCGAGCTCTGGGAAGACGTCTTCATCGCGCTTCGCGAGCCCATCATGGAGCGCAGCGGTGAGGCGATGCTCACGCTTCTTCGCCATAAAAACATGCAGGCGGTGCCCGCCGAAGACGGCCCCTACAACGCTTGCTTTGAGCAATGCGACGCCGATTTGCAGATCGGCACGGTGGCGCGTTTTGAGTGCATCCGCGCCTGCCCCTCCGATGAGATCTTCCGCGAGCAGATGGACTACTCCCAGCCGGAGTCGCCCGAAAACCGCAGCATGTTCCAGCGCACCTTCCACCTGCTGCGGGACACCGCGGGCACGCCTTACGTCATGAACATCGAGGAGGTTGTGGTGCCCGGGGTCGACGTGATCGACATGCCCCCGATGGTGGAGCTTCCCGGCGCGGCGGAGGCCTTTGTGAAGGCAGTCGCCGGCGATCTTCTGCTCACCGACTATATCAGCGACGAATTTACCAACAGCGACATTGGCGAGCTGCTGGAGATCCTCAATGAGCTTGTGCCGGGAGCGGTGGATGATGACACGGTGGGCAGCATGCTCAGCGTGGCCAGTGAACTTTTCGGCGCGCGCCTCGACCCGCGCCCGACCCCCGCGCAGATCACGCGCCTCTTTAATCAGCCGCGCCTGCGCTTTGAGGACGAGAACAACGGGTATGTGCTCGAAGTCACAAGCCCCACCTGCAAAGATGGCTACGTGATGGCGAACCACCACGCCGACGGCCTCTACGCGGCCGAGGCCAGCGGACTTATCGACGTGCTCTACCCGCTGGCAAAGGCGTTTAGTCGCCACAACCGCGAAGAGCTCCTCACGCGCATCTTCGAGGTGATTCACGACCATTACTCCGGCCGCGTCGATCTTTATTACGACCGCGCCGGCAACCGCAGCCCCATGAAGGGCGCCAACCTCGTGAGCCTGGAGCCGGCGCTCGACGCGATCTTTGAGCGCGGCCACGTCTTCTCGGGGCTTCGCGCGCTGGCGCTCTCCACGGCCAACGTGCGCGATGATGAAGGCGTCAACGTCGATGAGCGCCTGCGCCAGCTGATCTACGCCTGGCTGCGCGCCGACGACGGCTACACGACCCGCGCCGGTGAGACGACCCTGGAGCTGGCCGACGGTCGCACGCTCGATGAGGTTAGCCGCGTTGACATCATCGTCGATCGCCTGGCCGAGATGGTCCGCCGCGCCGAAGACAATGAAGAGGTCAAAGCGCACCTGGCCGACTTCGCCGAGGGCTTCCTCGACGTGGTCTTGCGCGCGCAGCCCGACGGGCAGGGGGGCTATCAGTTCAACAACCCGGGCGTCATCGCGCTCTCCTCACACGTGCTCGACTACACCGCCCAGCGCGCCCGCGAGATGGAAGATCGTGGCGAGTTTGAGGGCTGGCTCACCGACGACGTCCCCGACGCCTTGATGGAGATGTTCACCTCCCGCTGGTTCTTTGCGGCGGTAGAGCTCATCGCCGCCCTGCACGATGACCCCGACGGTCGCGCCACCATCAGCGCCGCGCTCAGCTACCTGGGCGACAACACGCGCCGCGCCGACCAGAGCGCCATGATGGTCTACGCCCTCCTGGTGCAAGCCTTCGACCTCGAAGAGCTCGCCCCGGTCGCACGCTTTGCCATGCAGAGCCTCGACCCGGACCGCCGCTACGATGTGCAGGGCGAACACGCCGGGCTGCCCACCGGCACGCTCCTTGGTGAGTTTATGGCGCGCGCCGGCGAGCTCGACCCCGATGGCGAGGGCGTGCGCATCATGGGGCGCGGTGCGGTCCAGGGCGAGGAGTACCGCGCCAGCTGGGTGGCCATCGGCGACCTGGTGCTGCGCTACTTCAGCGACACCCCCCACGACCAGGGCGAGCTGACGCGCGAGGACATCACAAGCGGTATGGATAACCTCGGCGAGTGGTTGCTGCAGGAGGAGCGGGGTCTGGAGCGGTATTATAAGCTCGTGGATCACCGGCGCAGGTTGTTGGATGGGGAGTGAGGCCCGATCCCCCCACTCCGATACACCTCCCCACAGGTTTGCCACATCGCGCTCCGATCAACCCCGGCGATCGCCTTTAACGACGCCACCTTTGGCACGAGACGACCGTCTGGCGAGCACTTTGGCAGCCCCGGTGTTGACCGTCTGAAGGTGGCCGCGCTAGGTTGCCGGCCGTGAGCCGCCCTTAAAAAACCGCACGCCATCGGACGTCGAATCATGATGCCAGCCGCCGTCTCCGAATCACCCCGCTACATTGTCGTTGAAGGCCCGATCGGGGTTGGGAAGACCACGCTGGTCAACCGGCTGGCCGCTCGCTTCAACGCGCGCACCGTCCTGGAGATCTTCGAGGAGAACCCCTTCCTGGCGAAGTTCTACGAAGATAAGGATCGCTACGCCTTTCAGACCGAGATGTTCTTTCTCTTAAGCCGCTACCGCCAGCAGGAGGAGTTCGCCCAGAGCGATCTCTTCAGCCCGCTCTCGGTCAGCGACTACCTCTTTGTAAAATGCCGGCTCTTCGCCAGCCTTACGCTTAGCGATCATGAGCTCACGCTCTACGATCGCATGTACTCGATCCTCTCCACCCAGGTGCCCAGGCCCGATGTGGTGGTGCACCTGCACGCACCGCTTGATGTGCTGATGGGGCGCATCAACCAGCGCGGGCGCTCCTACGAGAAGAATATGGATCCGGAGTACATCGACCGCCTGCGCCGGCTCTACCACAACTTCTTTGCGCATTATGACGACGCGCCGATGATCCAGATCGACACCTCGGACATCGATTTTTCGCGCGACGATCAGGCCGTCGAAGATTTGATGGCGCAGATCACAGCCTGCCACCGCGACGCCATTCAGCCGGCGGCGGCGCTGAAGTTCTGATCGCGTCATTCACCGCGGTGACAAACACAAAACCAACATGTGGGGGGAGGGTACGTAACGCCCGAACGCGACCGTGGGTCGTTTCGCACGCGTGTTTTCCGACGCCGGAAGGTGACCGTGGGTCGTTTCGCACGCGTGTTTTCCGACGCCCGAACGCGACCGTGGGTCGTTTCGCACGCGTGTTTTCCGACGCCAGAAGGTGACCGTGGGTCGTTTCGCACGCGTGTTTTCCGACGCCGGAAGGTGACCGTGGGTCGTTTCGCAGGGTGACCGTGGGTCGGTTCGCAGGGTGACCGTGGGTCGGTACACAGGGTGACCGTGGGTCGGTTCATACGGGTGTTTCTGTTGGTGGCGTTTGTTGGATTAAGTGGTTGAAATGATTAGAAAAAATAGCGGGCACTGAGGCCGGCGATGTAGCCGAAATGCTCGTAGGTGCCGTTTCCGACCACGAGCGTGATTTCGTCGTTTTCGTCCGACGGGTTGATCTGGCGCACCTCGGAGTCGGTGATGACGCGGGTGGGCATGATCAGGGCCGCGGCGCTCAGATCGAGGCGCAGGCGCGCGTTAAGATCGTAGCCGGCGCCCAGGCTGAGCATGTGTTTGTCCGGGTCGAGCGCAAAGACGCTGTAGGTTGCATCGGGCACCGCGCCTCGCTCAAAGGCGTAGCCGCCGCGGGCGATGAGGCGATCGTTTAAGATCCACTCCCCGCCCAGGTGCACCGAGATGCTGTCGCGAAAGTGCTGGGGCAGCACAAAGGGGGCAACCGGCATGGCGCCGACGCCCGGGACGCCGTCGATCTCGACCTCATTGGGGCTGACCTCGACTTCGGTGAGGGTGGACCAGCGCTGGTAGACCACGGCCAACTCCACGTTGGTGCGGGAGGTGGCGTGGCGGATGCCTAAGCGCGCGTGCAGGGGAAAAGGCACGGCGATCTCGGCCTCATTGCCGGTGGTCGTGGCGTTGTCGTAGGCCGGGTGGGTGGGCATGCGCGTGTCGATGGTGGCGTTGCCATCGCGAAGGCGCGCGGGAAGTTGCAATGAGGCGCCCACCGTCCAGCTTGCGTGCGGCTTCCA harbors:
- a CDS encoding deoxynucleoside kinase, producing the protein MMPAAVSESPRYIVVEGPIGVGKTTLVNRLAARFNARTVLEIFEENPFLAKFYEDKDRYAFQTEMFFLLSRYRQQEEFAQSDLFSPLSVSDYLFVKCRLFASLTLSDHELTLYDRMYSILSTQVPRPDVVVHLHAPLDVLMGRINQRGRSYEKNMDPEYIDRLRRLYHNFFAHYDDAPMIQIDTSDIDFSRDDQAVEDLMAQITACHRDAIQPAAALKF